The following proteins come from a genomic window of Macrobrachium nipponense isolate FS-2020 chromosome 32, ASM1510439v2, whole genome shotgun sequence:
- the LOC135207605 gene encoding uncharacterized protein LOC135207605, which translates to MPKRTANEGTEEREEGLDHGREIKRRKSTDDTPEEESLGMQEQHPDPNEDIALPQINLAKVQEHYCGEMTEHCKSCDSTNFKGEKLKDGKFKSCCHKGSVDLLSLDVHPHIENLLSPTHEHYENFKKHILSYNSALAFASLWAKRGNIPKDGEMPEDGEMPEDGKMPKDGEMPKDGEMPKVGEKPKVGEKPKNPYYCYRIQGQMYRSASSLHPKKDETPKFAQNYTLDSEAALKQRMSIEANKGCLPDLMKELGLVLSESHPIAEVYKKMRDCEVEEDKRAKAEGRPPKEVKMWIHKGKKKDEQDSKIEEAERAEDKGSPPKEDKMAIHQGKMKDEQDSKIEEAERAEDKGSPPKEDKMAIHQGKIKDEQDSKTEEAERAEDKGSPPKEDKMTIHQGKIKDEQDSEIEEAERAEGEGSPPKEDKMAIHQGKMKGECSYDVLFKNEVAVVFTGHEPPFEKDICINLGGDKKDADNHSTNPISFLSRYSDPMIYPILFPYGDRGWIKNTPLTGEGKGHRKYQTLLGYYSYRLATRKEFNPILRAGRLFQQYCVDAYAKIERHRLLFFWNNQDKIKSQLYTSQRDYLENLGNLENDNSKNDNLEKDNLKNDKQKKKDEQKPCILPSTFQGGPRAQRRNFQDAMVIVAKYGNPDFFITFTCNPKWKEIKDNLGKGIKANDRPDLVARVFNLKLEEFKKDLLKSNKLGVVEAHLYAIEFQEHSGLPHCHMLLFFANKHKPKSAESDERVCTEVPDKNSNPRLYDIVVEHMINGNCDKSVVPYNPYLLLRYNAHINVKICSRTKEIQHKLIKYLYKTEKNENSEDKKCRDEISTFINNRKIYSTEAMWRIREYRMHGKSHPVQRLAVHLPLENVETKAHETATDNTTLTAWFKLNSSTPDARQHLYQDIPSHYVYHKKLSTWIPRKKGHEKILSRIYDVSPSDTERYCLRLLLLHVRGAQSFNDLRSVDGVFFNTFKEAAQKRGLL; encoded by the coding sequence ATGCCTAAAAGAACAGCAAATGAAGgtactgaggagagagaggaaggcttaGACCACGGTCGTGAAATAAAGAGGCGGAAGAGTACCGATGACACACCAGAAGAGGAGTCCTTAGGAATGCAAGAGCAACACCCAGATCCAAATGAAGATATTGCACTTCCTCAAATTAATTTAGCCAAGGTGCAGGAACACTACTGTGGCGAAATGACGGAACATTGTAAGTCTTGTGATTCGACAAATTTTAAAGGTGAGAAACTAAAAGACGGGAAATTTAAATCATGTTGTCACAAAGGCAGTGTAGATTTACTATCATTGGATGTACACCCTCATATAGAAAATTTACTCTCTCCTACACATGAGCAttatgaaaactttaaaaaacataTACTTTCTTATAATAGTGCCTTAGCCTTTGCCTCATTATGGGCAAAACGTGGCAACATACCCAAAGATGGAGAGATGCCTGAAGATGGAGAGATGCCTGAAGATGGAAAGATGCCCAAAGATGGAGAGATGCCCAAAGATGGAGAGATGCCCAAAGTGGGAGAGAAGCCCAAAGTGGGAGAGAAGCCCAAAAATCCATACTATTGCTACAGAATACAAGGTCAAATGTATCGCTCAGCGTCAAGTTTGCACCCAAAAAAAGATGAAACACCAAAATTTGCGCAAAATTATACACTTGATTCGGAGGCTGCATTGAAGCAAAGAATGAGTATAGAAGCAAACAAAGGCTGTTTGCCTGATTTGATGAAGGAATTGGGATTAGTTTTAAGTGAAAGTCATCCAATTGCAGAAGTATACAAAAAGATGCGAGATTGCGAAGTAGAAGAAGATAAAAGAGCTAAAGCTGAAGGCAGACCTCCTAAGGAAGTCAAAATGTGGAttcataaaggtaaaaaaaaagatgagcaaGATTCCAAAATAGAAGAAGCTGAGAGAGCTGAAGATAAAGGCAGTCCTCCTAAGGAAGACAAAATGGCGATTCATCAAGGTAAAATGAAAGATGAGCAAGATTCCAAAATAGAAGAAGCTGAGAGAGCTGAAGATAAAGGCAGTCCTCCCAAGGAAGACAAAATGGCGATTCATCAAGGTAAAATAAAGGATGAGCAAGATTCCAAAACAGAAGAAGCTGAGAGAGCTGAAGATAAAGGCAGCCCTCCCAAGGAAGACAAAATGACGATTCATCAAGGTAAAATAAAAGATGAGCAAGATTCCGAAATAGAAGAAGCTGAGAGAGCTGAAGGTGAAGGCAGTCCTCCCAAGGAAGACAAAATGGCGATTCATCAAGGTAAAATGAAAGGTGAATGCTCATATGATGTACTTTTTAAGAACGAAGTTGCGGTTGTATTTACAGGCCATGAACCGCCATTcgaaaaagatatatgtattaatttGGGAGGCGACAAAAAAGATGCAGATAATCATTCGACAAACCCAATATCTTTCCTGAGTCGATATAGTGATCCAATGATATACCCAATTTTATTCCCTTATGGTGATAGAGGATGGATAAAGAATACTCCACTGACGGGTGAAGGTAAAGGTCACCGTAAGTACCAGACTCTCTTGGGATACTATTCATATAGACTTGCAACTCGAAAGGAATTTAACCCCATACTAAGGGCCGGGAGGCTCTTTCAGCAATATTGTGTAGATGCCTATGCTAAAATCGAAAGGCATAGACTCCTGTTTTTTTGGAACAAtcaggataaaataaaaagtcagtTGTACACTAGTCAAAGGGATTACTTAGAAAACTTAGGTAACCTAGAAAACGATAACTCAAAAAACGATAACTTAGAAAAAGATAACTTAAAAaacgataaacaaaaaaaaaaagatgaacaaaaACCGTGCATATTGCCATCCACTTTTCAAGGAGGCCCCAGAGCTCAACGACGAAACTTCCAAGACGCTATGGTAATTGTTGCGAAGTACGGGAACCCAGATTTCTTCATTACATTTACTTGCAATCCCAAATGGAAAGAGATAAAAGATAATCTCGGGAAGGGGATAAAAGCAAATGATCGGCCAGATTTAGTGGCCAGAGTATTTAACCTCAAATTGGAAGAATTCAAGAAGGACTTACTTAAGAGTAACAAACTTGGAGTTGTAGAAGCACACCTTTATGCAATTGAATTTCAGGAACATAGTGGGTTACCACATTGTCACATGCTTCTCTTTTTCGCTAATAAGCATAAGCCAAAAAGTGCTGAAAGTGACGAAAGAGTTTGTACTGAAGTCCCTGACAAGAATTCTAATCCGAGGTTATACGATATAGTAGTAGAACACATGATAAACGGAAATTGTGACAAAAGCGTTGTTCCTTATAATCCGTATTTGTTGCTTAGATACAATGCACATATCAATGTGAAAATCTGTTCTCGTACAAAGGAAATACAACACAAGCTCATCAAGTATCTTTATAAGaccgaaaaaaatgaaaattctgaggatAAAAAGTGTCGGGATGAAATATCGACGTTCATTAATAACAGGAAAATTTATTCTACAGAAGCCATGTGGCGTATCAGAGAATACAGAATGCATGGTAAGTCGCATCCAGTACAGCGTCTGGCAGTTCACCTACCATTAGAGAACGTCGAAACCAAAGCACATGAAACAGCGACTGATAATACTACCCTAACAGCCTGGTTTAAGCTGAACAGCTCGACTCCTGATGCACGCCAACACCTTTATCAAGACATACCAAGTCATTATGTATATCATAAGAAATTAAGCACTTGGATCCCAAGGAAAAAAGGGCACGAAAAGATCCTAAGCCGAATATACGACGTCAGCCCTTCCGATACAGAAAGGTATTGTCTTAGGCTCCTTCTCCTCCATGTGAGAGGGGCACAATCATTTAATGATCTTAGATCCGTCGACGGCGTTTTCTTTAACACATTTAAAGAAGCGGCCCAGAAGCGGGGTCTTCTGTGA